In a single window of the Hydrogenobaculum sp. 3684 genome:
- a CDS encoding nucleotide sugar dehydrogenase, with amino-acid sequence MINIEDFLNKKESICVVGLGYVGLPLAVAFARHFNVIGFDINQIRINELKLGIDRTKETTPEELLNSNILFTANEEYIKKCKFIIITVPTPIDKHKVPDLKPIFSASTIVGRNLQKDSIVVYESTVYPGLTEEECVPILEKESELKWKKDFFVGYSPERINPGDKIHRFENIVKVVSGDSEYSLNIISEIYSKVVKAGIFKAKSIKVAEAAKVIENTQRDINIALMNELSMIFHKMGIDTKDVLEAASTKWNFLKFEPGLVGGHCISVDPYYLTFKAQELGHHPEVILSGRRVNDNMPNFVVQNVLKLLIKAKKQIESSKIIIFGLSFKENIPDIRNSKVVDIYNELKDFGINTYIYDPYVYKDEVFKEYGIELLQDPYEKAPYDAVIVAVKHNAFGEYDIRFYENITKSPKILIDIKSLYNKDIFLKNGFLYWSL; translated from the coding sequence ATGATAAACATAGAAGATTTTCTAAACAAAAAAGAGTCAATATGCGTAGTAGGGCTTGGGTATGTAGGGCTTCCATTGGCTGTAGCGTTTGCAAGACATTTTAACGTAATAGGTTTTGATATAAACCAAATAAGGATAAACGAATTAAAATTAGGTATAGACAGGACAAAGGAAACTACTCCTGAAGAACTTCTAAATAGCAATATACTTTTTACAGCCAACGAAGAGTATATAAAAAAATGTAAATTTATTATTATTACAGTACCAACACCTATAGATAAACACAAAGTACCAGACCTAAAACCTATATTTAGTGCATCTACTATAGTTGGAAGAAATTTGCAAAAAGACAGTATAGTAGTTTATGAATCTACAGTATATCCTGGTCTAACGGAAGAAGAATGTGTACCTATATTAGAAAAAGAATCAGAACTTAAATGGAAAAAAGATTTTTTTGTGGGTTATTCACCAGAACGCATAAATCCTGGTGATAAAATACACAGGTTTGAAAATATAGTAAAAGTAGTTTCTGGAGACAGTGAATATAGTCTTAATATAATAAGCGAAATTTACTCTAAGGTTGTAAAAGCTGGAATATTTAAAGCAAAATCTATAAAAGTTGCAGAAGCCGCTAAAGTTATAGAAAACACCCAACGAGATATAAACATTGCGCTTATGAACGAACTATCGATGATATTTCATAAAATGGGTATAGATACAAAGGATGTATTAGAAGCCGCTTCTACCAAATGGAATTTTCTCAAATTTGAACCAGGCTTGGTAGGAGGGCATTGCATCAGCGTAGACCCTTACTATCTAACATTCAAGGCTCAAGAGTTAGGCCACCATCCAGAGGTAATTCTTTCTGGTAGAAGAGTAAACGACAATATGCCAAACTTTGTAGTACAAAACGTTTTAAAGCTTTTAATAAAAGCAAAAAAACAGATAGAATCCTCAAAAATAATCATATTTGGGCTCTCTTTTAAAGAAAACATTCCAGACATAAGAAACTCAAAAGTAGTAGATATATACAACGAACTTAAAGATTTTGGTATAAATACATACATATACGACCCATACGTATACAAAGATGAAGTGTTTAAAGAATATGGTATAGAACTTCTACAAGACCCTTATGAAAAAGCACCTTACGACGCTGTAATTGTAGCGGTAAAACACAACGCTTTTGGGGAATACGATATAAGATTTTACGAAAATATTACTAAAAGCCCAAAAATTTTGATAGATATAAAAAGCTTATACAACAAAGATATTTTCTTAAAAAACGGCTTTCTTTATTGGAGCTTATAA
- a CDS encoding uroporphyrinogen-III synthase: protein MYKLLLTREEEKNLESQKIFSSYNINTISLPMIETIPKEFELKGFDFDSIIFSSRKAVEIFFKNLYICKNTNINIYIVGEKTKESFLKFYNTKKLITRDSIKEILPIISGKTLWIRTDFELPEDIKNMVKNKDIFILEAYKTKHKVYDIEKVLEAVNTINGIFFASPSAFLGLLKNLQNYKYILNEKDIFAIGNTTADAIKNEGFNVTYVPQKPNIESIAKYISSIGT from the coding sequence ATGTATAAGCTGCTTCTCACAAGAGAAGAAGAGAAGAACTTAGAATCTCAAAAAATATTCTCTTCTTACAATATAAATACTATCAGCTTACCTATGATAGAAACAATACCAAAAGAGTTTGAGTTAAAAGGCTTTGACTTTGACAGTATAATCTTTAGCAGCAGAAAAGCTGTAGAAATATTTTTTAAAAATTTATATATTTGCAAAAATACAAATATTAATATATATATTGTGGGAGAAAAAACTAAAGAGTCTTTCTTAAAATTTTACAACACAAAAAAATTAATCACTAGAGATTCAATAAAAGAAATACTACCTATAATAAGTGGTAAAACTCTTTGGATAAGAACGGACTTTGAGCTTCCAGAAGATATAAAAAATATGGTAAAAAACAAAGATATTTTCATATTGGAAGCCTACAAAACTAAGCATAAGGTTTACGATATAGAAAAGGTATTAGAGGCTGTTAATACTATAAATGGAATATTTTTTGCTAGTCCTTCAGCTTTTTTAGGGCTTTTAAAAAATTTGCAAAATTACAAATACATTTTAAACGAAAAAGATATATTTGCCATAGGAAACACTACGGCAGATGCTATAAAAAATGAAGGATTTAACGTGACTTATGTACCACAAAAACCAAACATAGAATCTATAGCAAAATACATATCATCTATTGGCACATAA
- the nusB gene encoding transcription antitermination factor NusB, with protein MKEIRARAREIAFRSLYAWDISGGEISSIAQEIINMSEPPLKKDSKKYALLITKKFEENIENIDKKIASYLENWNLDDLGSIEKAILRTAFTEFLYIKPKKNIQAIIDYVEIANNYGNKKTPSFINGILSRLSKDIYNV; from the coding sequence ATGAAAGAAATAAGAGCAAGAGCACGAGAAATAGCATTTAGAAGCCTTTACGCTTGGGATATAAGTGGTGGAGAAATATCTAGCATAGCTCAAGAAATTATAAATATGAGCGAACCGCCACTTAAAAAAGATAGTAAAAAATATGCACTACTTATAACAAAAAAGTTTGAAGAAAATATAGAAAATATAGACAAGAAAATAGCCTCTTATCTTGAAAATTGGAATCTTGATGATTTGGGCAGCATAGAAAAAGCTATTTTAAGAACTGCTTTCACAGAATTTCTTTACATAAAACCTAAAAAAAACATACAAGCTATAATAGATTATGTAGAAATTGCAAACAACTATGGTAATAAAAAAACGCCTTCTTTTATAAACGGTATTCTCTCCAGACTATCAAAAGACATATACAATGTATAA
- the fliG gene encoding flagellar motor switch protein FliG has translation MPVDKLTKAQKAAVLMMALPPEVSVEIMKELDESEIQDIFINMNTLQGITLQDVEEIAKEFLQDYQETTIVSPDTEQLLEFARKVLPPEKFAKIYEFVSSSTIIKSFQELEKVDVKVLASLLAKEHPQTIAVVLSQLSPMRAADVLQYLPENIAVEVTKRLATLENISPEFLGELIENLAEEIRGIGLSGFSQKTDGLVLAAEVLNLLDKKITDKILNKIEQEDKYLAERIKDRMFVFEDIAKLNNRDIVEILKAVDKNTLMVALKGASDAIKEKFFSNMSQKAATIMKEDMEAMGPVRAADVEKAQKEIIAVIKKLADEGKIDLSGGASYE, from the coding sequence ATGCCGGTAGATAAATTGACAAAAGCTCAAAAAGCTGCGGTGCTTATGATGGCTTTACCTCCAGAGGTATCTGTGGAAATAATGAAAGAATTAGATGAATCGGAGATCCAAGATATATTTATAAATATGAATACTCTTCAAGGCATTACTCTTCAGGATGTAGAGGAGATAGCTAAAGAATTTTTACAAGATTATCAAGAGACAACAATAGTATCACCAGATACCGAGCAACTCTTGGAGTTTGCAAGAAAAGTTTTACCACCAGAAAAATTTGCCAAGATATATGAATTTGTAAGTAGTTCTACTATTATAAAGAGTTTTCAGGAACTAGAAAAAGTAGATGTTAAAGTTTTAGCTTCTTTATTGGCAAAGGAACATCCTCAAACTATAGCCGTCGTGTTATCTCAATTAAGTCCAATGAGAGCGGCCGATGTATTGCAGTATTTACCAGAGAATATAGCTGTAGAAGTAACAAAAAGGCTTGCAACATTGGAAAATATATCTCCAGAGTTTTTAGGAGAGCTTATAGAAAACTTAGCAGAAGAGATAAGGGGGATAGGTTTAAGCGGATTCTCTCAAAAAACAGATGGGCTTGTATTAGCGGCAGAAGTACTAAACTTGCTCGATAAAAAAATTACCGATAAGATCTTAAACAAAATAGAGCAAGAGGATAAGTATCTAGCAGAAAGGATAAAAGATAGAATGTTTGTATTTGAAGATATAGCAAAACTAAACAACAGAGATATCGTAGAAATACTAAAAGCTGTAGACAAAAACACGCTTATGGTTGCCTTAAAAGGAGCCTCCGATGCCATAAAAGAAAAGTTTTTCTCAAATATGTCTCAAAAAGCTGCTACCATCATGAAAGAAGATATGGAAGCAATGGGTCCTGTAAGAGCCGCAGATGTAGAAAAAGCTCAAAAAGAGATTATAGCCGTTATCAAGAAGTTGGCAGATGAAGGCAAGATAGACCTATCAGGCGGTGCTTCTTATGAATGA
- a CDS encoding Crp/Fnr family transcriptional regulator — protein METMEKPKSTIDQKIKFLKSVSIFENMSNDEIKEVASLLNMREYRKNEYIFFEEESEPGLFILMDGIVKLIKETQDGRTIIVRLVFPKDTFGWIEWGGSNIKSKIKTTYTAQSMTESSVLYLSNQDFINLAIKYPAFAVKVTCDATHNLLYAYDILKSIASGRVEERIARVLLELAKSVGEEKEGGKISIEIPITRQDIAEMTGTTVETAIRIMSKWKKEGIIHTERGYIEILKKRELERLMI, from the coding sequence ATGGAAACAATGGAAAAGCCTAAGAGCACCATAGATCAGAAGATAAAGTTTCTTAAAAGCGTTAGCATATTTGAGAATATGTCTAACGATGAGATAAAGGAAGTGGCAAGTCTTCTAAATATGAGAGAATATAGAAAAAACGAATATATATTCTTTGAAGAGGAATCTGAACCTGGGCTTTTTATATTGATGGATGGTATAGTCAAGCTCATAAAAGAGACCCAGGACGGCCGCACAATTATAGTAAGGCTCGTATTTCCAAAAGATACCTTTGGATGGATTGAGTGGGGTGGATCAAATATAAAGTCAAAAATAAAAACTACATACACAGCTCAATCTATGACAGAATCATCTGTTTTATACCTTTCAAACCAAGACTTTATAAATTTAGCTATCAAGTATCCAGCTTTTGCTGTAAAAGTAACTTGTGATGCTACTCACAATCTTTTATACGCTTACGATATATTAAAATCCATAGCTTCTGGTAGAGTGGAAGAGCGCATAGCAAGAGTGCTACTAGAACTAGCAAAGTCTGTAGGTGAAGAAAAAGAAGGTGGTAAAATATCAATAGAAATACCTATTACTCGTCAAGATATAGCAGAGATGACAGGCACTACTGTAGAAACAGCCATACGTATTATGAGCAAATGGAAAAAAGAAGGTATAATACATACGGAAAGAGGCTATATAGAGATACTTAAGAAAAGGGAATTAGAAAGGCTCATGATATAA
- the lpxC gene encoding UDP-3-O-acyl-N-acetylglucosamine deacetylase, translated as MRNECFLQNTISDSFTIEGIGIHSGEISKVKFHPAEENTGIIFMRNAYKVKAHVENVVDTSNSTSIGNGIVTFRTIEHIMAALYLADIDNVIVEFVNSDESPIMDGSACEFFKLLEKYKVTQDAPKYFGYLSNIVRVSESNKYIMAKPQKSLSITFEGFFGNFLKHQTYNYNSELEKPHIDRKLISARTFCHIEDIEKLRKLGLGKGGSLENNIVLTDTGVLNQGGLRHSHEPVSHKVLDLIGDLYLTGVRFSANIYSYMGGHKLNIEFVKEAIKHIKISEHLLETAKTAS; from the coding sequence ATGAGAAACGAATGTTTTTTGCAAAATACCATATCTGATTCTTTTACAATAGAGGGCATTGGTATACACTCAGGTGAAATATCAAAGGTAAAGTTCCATCCAGCAGAAGAAAATACAGGCATAATCTTTATGAGGAACGCTTATAAAGTAAAAGCTCATGTGGAAAATGTAGTAGATACTTCAAATTCAACATCCATAGGAAACGGTATAGTAACTTTTAGAACTATAGAGCACATAATGGCAGCCCTATATTTAGCGGATATAGACAATGTAATAGTGGAGTTTGTAAATTCTGATGAATCCCCTATTATGGATGGGAGTGCTTGTGAGTTTTTCAAGCTTTTAGAAAAATACAAAGTTACTCAAGATGCTCCTAAATATTTTGGCTATCTTTCAAATATTGTAAGAGTTTCAGAGAGCAACAAATATATAATGGCAAAACCACAAAAAAGTTTGTCTATTACGTTTGAAGGATTTTTTGGAAATTTTCTAAAGCATCAAACCTATAATTACAACTCCGAATTGGAAAAACCACACATAGATAGAAAGCTTATAAGCGCCAGGACTTTTTGTCATATAGAAGATATAGAAAAACTTAGAAAGTTAGGTCTTGGAAAAGGTGGCTCTTTAGAAAACAACATAGTGCTTACGGATACAGGCGTATTAAACCAAGGTGGACTAAGACATTCTCATGAACCTGTAAGCCATAAAGTCCTGGACTTAATAGGAGATTTATATTTAACCGGTGTAAGATTTTCAGCAAATATATACTCTTACATGGGTGGACATAAATTAAATATTGAATTTGTAAAAGAAGCCATAAAACATATCAAAATATCTGAGCACCTATTAGAAACAGCAAAAACAGCTTCATAA
- a CDS encoding DNA polymerase ligase N-terminal domain-containing protein yields MSDYSKKRDFSKTPEPQWSIAKSHESIFVVQEHHASHLHWDFRLALDGVLKSWAIPKEPPVESGVKRLAIQTEDHPLEYANFEGVIPEGQYGAGVVKIWDKGTFELLERTDKKYDFILNGNKLKGKYHLIKFPKGGDKAWLFFKSD; encoded by the coding sequence ATGAGCGATTATTCTAAAAAGAGAGATTTTTCAAAAACACCAGAGCCTCAATGGAGTATAGCAAAAAGCCATGAATCCATATTTGTAGTACAAGAGCATCACGCTTCTCACCTACATTGGGACTTTAGGCTAGCTTTAGATGGTGTATTAAAATCCTGGGCTATACCAAAAGAACCACCAGTAGAAAGTGGTGTCAAAAGACTTGCCATACAAACAGAAGACCATCCTTTGGAATATGCAAACTTCGAAGGTGTGATACCAGAAGGTCAATATGGTGCTGGTGTAGTAAAAATTTGGGATAAAGGCACATTTGAACTTTTAGAACGAACGGATAAAAAATACGATTTTATACTAAATGGCAACAAATTAAAAGGTAAGTATCATCTTATAAAATTCCCCAAAGGTGGTGATAAAGCTTGGTTGTTTTTTAAATCAGATTAA
- a CDS encoding DsbC family protein — MNIKFKKAKFLKPSLVLALAIFGIGLNACSKLQTTKCPSNNTIITNVEHFTPPGAKVQVVAEKPLKQIKGLCEVVIKINGGPPNVIYTDPKGNYFIAGQLLNAITKQNLTEETASQFLKVSKNEESGLNQYVAFSYYKGKSYFGTNPPPAEKYIYLITDPKCPFCHEAEPLIQKWADKNGVEVRVILFPLPIHPGAFQSAVGLWCNKKGWNSLHDAYNAKAPMSQCPQGEAFIKNSMQEAMKLGVQGTPTIIGMDGKMHPGAPSSEKQLDQWLGK; from the coding sequence ATGAACATTAAATTTAAAAAAGCTAAATTTTTAAAGCCAAGTTTAGTGCTTGCGTTAGCTATTTTTGGTATTGGTTTAAATGCTTGTAGCAAACTTCAAACTACAAAATGCCCTTCTAACAACACTATAATTACAAACGTAGAGCATTTTACACCACCAGGGGCAAAGGTCCAAGTGGTAGCAGAAAAACCTTTAAAACAAATAAAAGGCCTTTGTGAAGTGGTTATAAAAATAAACGGTGGGCCACCAAATGTTATATATACTGATCCAAAAGGAAACTACTTTATAGCTGGTCAGCTTCTAAACGCTATTACAAAGCAAAATCTTACAGAAGAAACTGCGAGCCAGTTCTTAAAAGTAAGCAAAAATGAAGAATCAGGACTAAATCAGTATGTAGCTTTTAGTTATTACAAAGGAAAATCTTATTTTGGTACAAATCCACCACCAGCAGAGAAATACATATATCTAATTACCGATCCTAAATGTCCATTTTGCCACGAGGCAGAACCTCTTATACAAAAATGGGCAGATAAAAATGGCGTAGAAGTAAGAGTTATACTTTTCCCACTGCCAATACATCCAGGAGCTTTCCAATCAGCTGTAGGGCTTTGGTGCAACAAAAAAGGATGGAACAGCCTACACGATGCTTACAACGCAAAAGCACCTATGTCTCAATGCCCTCAAGGAGAAGCTTTTATCAAAAACTCTATGCAAGAAGCTATGAAACTTGGAGTCCAAGGTACACCCACTATTATAGGCATGGATGGTAAAATGCATCCAGGAGCCCCAAGTAGTGAAAAACAATTAGACCAGTGGTTAGGTAAATAA
- a CDS encoding pyridoxine 5'-phosphate synthase yields MRLGVNIDHVATIREARKTFEPSVLEAAFIARRAGAHQITMHLREDRRHIKDEDVRLVRTLVEIPLNLEMAPTEEIKAIALEIRPQRVTLVPEKRQEITTEGGLDILSNIDYLKSYIKDFKENQIEVSFFIDPDLEQVEASKFAGADAIELHTGRFAESFHKRDFRLLEEEKNRLRKAAILARELGLNVYAGHGITYQNINLFLDLKDLIEELNIGHSIISNAVLFGLEKAVKKMLDIIS; encoded by the coding sequence ATGAGACTAGGTGTGAACATAGATCATGTAGCCACTATTAGAGAAGCGAGGAAAACTTTTGAACCGTCTGTATTAGAAGCCGCTTTTATAGCAAGAAGAGCTGGTGCTCACCAGATTACAATGCATCTAAGAGAAGACAGAAGACACATAAAAGATGAAGATGTAAGGTTGGTAAGGACATTGGTGGAAATTCCGCTAAACCTTGAAATGGCTCCTACAGAAGAGATAAAAGCTATTGCGTTAGAAATAAGGCCTCAAAGAGTTACTCTTGTACCAGAAAAAAGACAAGAGATAACCACTGAAGGCGGATTAGACATATTATCAAACATAGATTATTTGAAAAGCTATATAAAAGATTTTAAAGAAAATCAGATAGAGGTATCTTTTTTTATAGACCCAGACCTTGAACAAGTAGAAGCATCGAAATTTGCAGGGGCAGATGCAATAGAGCTACACACTGGAAGATTTGCAGAGAGTTTTCATAAGAGAGATTTTAGGCTTTTAGAAGAGGAGAAAAATAGGCTAAGGAAAGCTGCAATCTTAGCAAGAGAACTAGGTCTTAATGTTTACGCAGGGCACGGCATCACTTATCAAAATATAAACCTTTTTTTGGATTTAAAAGATCTTATAGAAGAGCTTAACATAGGACATTCTATAATATCAAATGCTGTGTTGTTTGGCTTGGAGAAAGCAGTCAAAAAAATGCTTGATATAATATCATGA
- a CDS encoding acetoin utilization protein AcuC, which translates to MNILIASEKYKELRYPKNHPLRVPRVSLMINYLKALGFDVDYLEGRDASIEELLIFHTKDYIEALIEADRMMKATNYMREKYAIGTIENPVSAGMWKGSLLATGSSVQAVEFYIKNHKTENEFVAFNPAGGMHHAMKSRANGFCFLNDPVISILHLQKHGFKKIMYIDLDAHHPDGVQEAFYNSADVFLISLHQSPEYAFPFHVGYADELGEGEGFGFNMNIPLPKEINDNDFLHALEKAIEIATKKFTPDAFVIQMGVDAVKEDYLSKFSLSNNIYIKAIDIIRKYTKKFILLGGGGYNPISLARAWSLIWLYLEGIDVKSIKVTKEAKTLLESVDYEDFDEIMEPQIYTSILDEPREGDVTIKEYLEKIFYLHKFSI; encoded by the coding sequence GTGAATATTTTAATAGCTAGTGAAAAGTATAAAGAGTTAAGATACCCTAAAAACCATCCCTTGAGGGTGCCTAGGGTTTCCCTTATGATAAATTACCTTAAGGCACTTGGTTTTGATGTCGATTATCTAGAAGGAAGGGATGCGTCTATAGAAGAGTTGCTTATTTTCCACACAAAAGATTATATAGAGGCTCTTATAGAAGCAGATAGAATGATGAAAGCCACCAATTATATGAGAGAAAAATATGCCATAGGAACTATAGAAAATCCTGTATCAGCGGGTATGTGGAAAGGATCTTTGTTGGCAACGGGCTCTAGCGTCCAAGCCGTAGAATTTTATATTAAAAACCATAAAACAGAGAATGAATTTGTGGCGTTTAACCCAGCAGGTGGAATGCATCACGCAATGAAATCACGGGCAAACGGTTTTTGTTTTTTAAACGATCCAGTTATAAGCATATTGCATCTACAAAAACATGGTTTTAAGAAGATAATGTATATAGATTTAGATGCTCATCATCCAGATGGTGTTCAAGAAGCTTTTTATAACAGCGCCGATGTGTTTTTAATAAGCTTGCATCAATCTCCAGAGTACGCTTTTCCTTTCCATGTTGGATATGCAGATGAACTAGGAGAAGGTGAAGGTTTTGGTTTTAATATGAATATACCTCTTCCAAAGGAGATTAACGATAACGATTTCTTGCATGCTTTAGAAAAAGCCATTGAAATAGCCACAAAAAAATTTACCCCGGATGCTTTTGTGATACAAATGGGTGTTGATGCTGTAAAAGAAGATTACTTATCAAAATTTAGTCTATCAAACAACATTTATATAAAAGCAATAGACATAATAAGAAAATATACAAAGAAATTTATTTTGCTTGGAGGTGGTGGATACAATCCAATAAGCCTTGCCAGAGCATGGTCTTTGATATGGCTTTATTTAGAAGGTATTGATGTAAAATCTATAAAAGTCACAAAAGAAGCAAAAACGCTTTTAGAGTCTGTAGATTACGAAGATTTTGACGAGATTATGGAGCCACAAATATATACCAGCATACTAGATGAACCACGAGAAGGAGATGTTACCATAAAAGAATATCTTGAAAAAATATTTTATTTGCATAAATTTAGTATATGA
- the guaA gene encoding glutamine-hydrolyzing GMP synthase — MEGHVLIVSFGSQYVQLIARKVRELGVYSEIVSPDIDIEEIIAKKPCALIFSGGPYSVYEENAPKLDKKIYELGIPILGICYGHQLIAYDFGGTVERSDKHEYGKAYLDFKPNIFFKDIPQHTVVWMSHADKVYTLPKDFESIGFSDNSENAVIKHKHLAIYGVQFHLEVYHTEYGKKMLSNFLFDIAKCQPNWNMKNFKEHKIEEIKETVGNKKVICAISGGVDSAVAAVLTHKAIGDKLTCIFVDHGLLRKNESKEVISNLTNLGLNIVALDRSNLFLEKLKNVEDPEQKRKIIGNTFIEIFEEEAKKYNAEFLLQGTLYPDLVESAGIHGSAKIKSHHNVGGLPEKMNLKLLEPLRELFKDEVRALGLELGLPKDMVYRHPFPGPGLAIRIIGDVKEEDLNILREADAIFIEELKKWDLYDKTWQAFVVLLPIKSVGVMGDNRTYEKVLALRAVDSQDGMTAEPSKLPYEFLEHVMRRIIQEVKGINRVVYDISSKPPATIEWE, encoded by the coding sequence TTGGAAGGTCACGTACTAATAGTTAGTTTTGGGTCTCAATATGTACAGCTTATAGCTAGAAAAGTAAGAGAGTTAGGGGTCTATAGCGAGATAGTTTCACCAGATATAGACATTGAGGAGATAATTGCAAAAAAGCCATGTGCATTGATATTTTCTGGAGGTCCATATTCGGTATACGAGGAAAATGCACCAAAGCTTGACAAGAAGATTTATGAGCTTGGAATACCCATATTGGGAATATGCTACGGACATCAGTTAATAGCCTATGATTTTGGTGGAACAGTGGAAAGATCAGATAAACACGAGTATGGTAAGGCATATTTAGATTTTAAACCTAACATCTTTTTCAAAGATATACCACAGCATACCGTAGTTTGGATGAGTCATGCGGATAAAGTATATACTTTACCAAAGGATTTTGAGTCTATAGGTTTTTCGGATAACTCAGAAAATGCTGTTATAAAACACAAGCATCTTGCAATATACGGTGTGCAGTTTCATTTGGAGGTTTATCATACCGAATACGGTAAAAAGATGTTGTCAAACTTCTTGTTTGATATAGCAAAATGCCAGCCAAACTGGAATATGAAAAATTTCAAAGAGCATAAAATAGAAGAGATAAAAGAAACTGTTGGCAATAAAAAGGTAATATGCGCTATATCTGGTGGTGTAGATTCTGCTGTAGCTGCTGTTTTAACCCACAAAGCTATAGGTGATAAACTAACGTGCATTTTTGTAGATCATGGGCTTCTTAGAAAAAACGAGTCAAAGGAAGTAATATCAAATCTTACAAATCTTGGTCTTAATATTGTAGCGCTTGATAGAAGCAATTTATTTTTAGAAAAGCTTAAAAACGTTGAAGATCCAGAACAAAAAAGAAAAATCATAGGAAACACTTTTATAGAGATTTTTGAAGAAGAAGCCAAAAAATACAACGCAGAGTTTTTGCTTCAGGGCACGCTTTATCCAGATCTTGTTGAAAGCGCTGGTATTCATGGGTCAGCTAAAATAAAGTCTCACCACAACGTTGGAGGGCTCCCAGAAAAAATGAATCTAAAACTTTTGGAACCTTTAAGAGAACTTTTCAAAGATGAAGTAAGAGCCTTAGGTTTAGAACTTGGTCTTCCAAAAGACATGGTGTATAGACATCCATTTCCTGGGCCAGGGCTTGCGATAAGAATAATAGGAGATGTAAAAGAAGAAGATTTAAACATTCTAAGAGAAGCAGATGCTATTTTTATAGAAGAGTTGAAAAAGTGGGATTTATACGATAAGACGTGGCAAGCTTTTGTTGTGCTTTTACCAATAAAATCTGTAGGCGTAATGGGAGACAACAGAACATACGAAAAGGTTTTAGCTTTAAGAGCGGTAGACAGCCAAGACGGAATGACCGCAGAACCGTCAAAGCTTCCTTATGAATTTTTAGAACATGTGATGAGGAGAATAATACAAGAAGTAAAAGGTATCAACAGAGTGGTTTACGATATATCTTCAAAACCACCAGCCACAATAGAGTGGGAGTAG